The genomic segment TGGGAAGTGACCCGGATCAGCGTGATGCGCGCGATGGGGCAGCCCGAGGTGGCGCGGGACTTTATGTGGACGTGTTTTGCACGCAGCCTAAATGCAGACCATCTACGCGCATGGCTCAGCGGACTACCTGATTTTGAAGACGTCGAAGCAGAGAGCCGAGCCCTTGAACACGCGCTTGGGTTTGAGAGTTTCACGACAGCTCTCCATTTTCTGATGACTTGGCCCGCGATTGAGCAGGCTGCAGTTCTTATCACAAACCGTGCCGCAGAGATTGATGGAAATCACTATGAGCTTTTGGGACCGGTGTCCGACGCCCTTGAGGATCGCCATCCACTGGCCGCCACACTTTTGAAACGCGGCTTGATCGATTTTGCGTTGCAAAATTCACGGGTCAAACGGTATCGCCATGCTGCGCGTCACTTGCGTGAGTGCAAGAACCTAGCCGCGAGAGTTGACGACTTCGCACAATTTGATACGCATGAGGCTTATCTTGATGGCTTGAAACAGTCTCATGGAAAGAAGACCTCATTTTGGGGGGCGGTTGCTTAGTGTTCAGCTCACGGTGAGGGTAAGAGGACCCGTGTTCATTCTTTGTTCTTTTTCGCATAATGAAGTTTATGTTAAATGTATTGACATGACTGACCTACTTAGCTGCAGTCAATCAGTCGGTAAGCGGTGCGCCGTTCACACGGATTTGGCGTAGTTCCACGGCAGCAACTCTTTGATGTCCGTCTGTTTGTGCCCACCTGCGATGGCCGTCAGGATACCAGACAAATAGCCATGCGGTTCGATCCCGTTGAGTTTACAGGTCTCGATCAGGGACGCGATGACGGCCCAGTTTTGTGCGCCTGCATCATGTCCTGCGAAGAGCGCGTTTTTACGGTTCAGAGCGATGGGGCGTATGGTGCGCTCCACAGGGTTGTTGTCGAGTTCGATGCGGCCATCGTCGAGGAACAGGCACAGGCCGTCCCAGTATTTGGCGATATATTTCAGGGCTTCTCCGGTCGGCGATTTGGCCGAGACGCGGGCGCGGCTTTGGGCGAGCCAAATACCGAAGGCTTCGACAATGGGTTTTGAGTGTTCCTGCCGTACAGCGCATCGTTGGTCGGCGCTCAGGCCGCGCAGGTCTTTTTCGATGCGATAGAGCGCTTGGATTTGAGCCAAGCCTTCCTGCGCGATCGGGGCTGCGCCGGACTGGGTGACATCGTGCAATTTACGCCGCGCGTGCGCCCAGCAATAGGCCAGTGTCACATCCTGAGCGGGCCGTTTGAGCAAGCGGTTATAGCCAGCATAGCCGTCCACCTGCAGGGTGCCGCTGAAGCCTTTCAAGATGTTGTCTGCATACTGGCCGGAACGACCGGGCGCATAGGTAAACGCCACACCGGGTGGGTCCTCACCGCTCCATGGCCTGTCATCACGGGCAAGGGCCCAAAAGTATCCGGTTTTTGTCTTTTTCCGTCCCGGGGCCAGAACCGGCGCGGGCGTTTCATCCATGAAGAGTTTGGTGGAATGCTTCAGGTCGGCCATCAGGGCATCGTAGACTGGGGTTAACTCGAACGCCGATTTCCCGACCCACGCTGCCAAGGTCGAACGATCCAGATCGATCCCCTGGCGGCTGTAGATCTGGGCTTGTCGATAAAGGGGCAAGTGATCCGCATATTTGGACACGATCACATGGGCCAAGGTGGCCTCGGTTGGCATACCGCCCGCGATGATGTGGGCGGATGCTGAAGCCTGCGTGATGCCCTCCTCACAAGAGCGACAGGCATATTTGGGACGGCGGGTGACAATCACCCGGAACTGGGCCGGGACGATGTCCAGCCGTTCGCTGACATCCTCGCCTATGACATGACGCTCAGTGCCACATCCGCAGGCGCGCTCGGGCTCAATGACCACCTCAACCCGTTCCAGGTGCTTGGGCAGTGACCCCCGGTTGATTTGGCGCGGTTTTTCTGGCCGGACCGCTGCTGTGCGTTCGTCTGCATCAATCTCGGCTTCCACCTGCGCGATGGCGGTCTCGATATCTTCGAGTTCCAGCTCATACTGGGCCGGGTCAATCTTCTCGGATTTGGTCCCAAAGAGCGCCTTTTTGAAGGAGGCGACCAAGGCCTCAAGCCGCGCATTCTGATCCTGTTGCGCACGGATGATCGCCTTCAGCTCGGCAACATCGTCAGGTAATGTTGGTTTTCATTGAGAACTGACCCGGTAGCCCCATAAATTTTCACTGAGAATTGACCCATGTGAACACATTGCCCTGACGATTCTGATCAGGGAGATATGGAGTGATCGACATGGGATTTTTGAGTGTCATACGACGTTGGGCATTACGTGACAAAATGCCAATTCGCGAGATTTCACGGCGCACTGGGCTGTCTCGTAATACCATCAGGAAGTACCTGCGCGAGGGTGCCAGTGAGCCGAAGTTCAAAACGCCTGCGCGTCCGAGCAAGCTTGATCCTTATGCGGATCGTTTGTCGGCCTGGCTTTTGGCTCAGACGCGTAAGTCTCGCAAGGAACGACGGACTTTGAAGCAGATGCACGCTGATCTGGTGAAGCTGGGTTACGATGGCTCTTATGCGCGGGTCGCCGCTTTTGCGCGGAGTTGGCGCGCGGATCGACATCGTGTGGAACAGACGGCGGGGCGCGGCA from the Sulfitobacter indolifex genome contains:
- the tnpC gene encoding IS66 family transposase, which translates into the protein MKAIIRAQQDQNARLEALVASFKKALFGTKSEKIDPAQYELELEDIETAIAQVEAEIDADERTAAVRPEKPRQINRGSLPKHLERVEVVIEPERACGCGTERHVIGEDVSERLDIVPAQFRVIVTRRPKYACRSCEEGITQASASAHIIAGGMPTEATLAHVIVSKYADHLPLYRQAQIYSRQGIDLDRSTLAAWVGKSAFELTPVYDALMADLKHSTKLFMDETPAPVLAPGRKKTKTGYFWALARDDRPWSGEDPPGVAFTYAPGRSGQYADNILKGFSGTLQVDGYAGYNRLLKRPAQDVTLAYCWAHARRKLHDVTQSGAAPIAQEGLAQIQALYRIEKDLRGLSADQRCAVRQEHSKPIVEAFGIWLAQSRARVSAKSPTGEALKYIAKYWDGLCLFLDDGRIELDNNPVERTIRPIALNRKNALFAGHDAGAQNWAVIASLIETCKLNGIEPHGYLSGILTAIAGGHKQTDIKELLPWNYAKSV